The Hymenobacter sp. 5317J-9 genome has a window encoding:
- a CDS encoding allantoate amidohydrolase — MQQEYTLRAERIMQRIQQLAAISEDADGVTRTFGTPAFAEGRALVQGWLEAAGLPTRLDGIGNLRARLESRNPDAKTFVLASHIDTVVNAGKFDGPLGVLMGLDLLENLIAQKVELPFHIELIAFSDEEGVRFHTTYLGSKVVAGSFEPTWLARSDAAGITLAQALETMGADATRIATDALPAADWLGYFEMHIEQGPVLWERNVPVALVTAIAGQQRVELTFRGMAGHAGTVPMNMRQDALCAAAEFVLTAEQFAQVHGRGLVATVGKLAISHSASNVIPGEVTCSLDLRSPDEAQLAQAYDYLRSHAEAVAGHRNVALDWKPVQQTAPVTCDARLNTLLAQAIADSGHETIPLVSGAGHDAVPISFVAPATMMFIRCYKGISHNPLENVELADLAAAVAVADRFITLLRTQNPTR, encoded by the coding sequence ATGCAGCAGGAATACACATTGCGCGCAGAGCGCATCATGCAGCGCATTCAGCAGCTGGCCGCCATCAGCGAAGACGCCGACGGCGTGACGCGCACCTTTGGCACGCCCGCTTTTGCGGAAGGCCGCGCCCTGGTGCAAGGCTGGCTGGAAGCCGCGGGCCTGCCCACGCGTCTCGACGGCATTGGCAACCTGCGCGCCCGCCTCGAAAGCCGGAATCCCGACGCCAAAACCTTCGTGCTGGCCTCGCACATCGACACGGTGGTGAACGCCGGTAAGTTCGATGGGCCGCTGGGCGTGCTCATGGGCCTCGATTTGCTGGAAAACCTCATTGCTCAAAAAGTCGAGCTGCCCTTTCACATCGAGCTGATTGCGTTCAGCGACGAGGAAGGCGTGCGTTTTCACACCACCTACCTGGGCAGCAAAGTGGTGGCCGGCTCCTTTGAGCCCACCTGGCTGGCTCGGTCCGATGCCGCCGGCATCACCCTGGCCCAGGCCCTGGAAACCATGGGTGCCGACGCCACCCGTATTGCCACTGATGCCCTGCCGGCCGCCGACTGGCTGGGCTACTTTGAAATGCACATCGAGCAGGGTCCGGTGCTGTGGGAGCGTAACGTGCCCGTGGCGTTGGTAACGGCCATTGCCGGCCAGCAGCGTGTGGAGCTGACCTTCCGGGGCATGGCCGGCCACGCCGGCACCGTGCCCATGAACATGCGCCAGGACGCGCTGTGCGCCGCGGCCGAGTTTGTGCTCACGGCCGAGCAGTTTGCCCAGGTGCACGGCCGCGGGCTGGTAGCCACGGTGGGCAAGCTGGCTATCAGCCATTCGGCCAGCAACGTGATTCCCGGCGAAGTCACCTGCAGCCTCGACCTGCGCAGCCCCGACGAAGCCCAACTCGCCCAAGCCTACGACTACCTCCGCAGCCACGCCGAAGCCGTGGCCGGGCACCGCAACGTGGCCCTGGACTGGAAGCCCGTGCAGCAGACCGCCCCCGTAACCTGCGACGCCCGCCTGAACACGCTGCTGGCCCAGGCCATTGCCGACAGCGGCCACGAAACCATTCCGCTGGTGAGTGGCGCCGGGCACGACGCGGTGCCCATCTCCTTCGTAGCTCCGGCCACCATGATGTTCATCCGCTGCTACAAAGGCATCAGCCATAACCCGCTGGAGAACGTGGAGCTGGCTGATTTGGCGGCCGCCGTGGCCGTGGCCGACCGGTTCATTACCCTTCTCCGCACCCAAAATCCCACCCGTTAA
- the allB gene encoding allantoinase AllB has protein sequence MSTLALRSQRVVTPEGERAATILIENGRISALLPHDADVAGAELLDVGHHAVLPGVIDPHVHINEPGRTDWEGFDTATRAALAGGLTTLVDMPLNSAPVTTSVANLEIKRAATLGQLHCNVGFWGGVVPGNADEIEPLIAAGVLGFKAFLTHSGIDDFPNATEEDLRRVMPILARHGLPLLVHCELSEDNDAWKQNDHRSYPNYLASRPKAWEDEAIALMIRLCEETGCWVHIVHLSSANSIAPIAAAKAKGLPLTVETGQHYLYFNAEDIQDGQTQFKCAPPIREKANNDQLWAALQSGIIDFVATDHSPAPPDLKQMASGDFTTAWGGIASLQFALPVLWTAARQRGATLSDIVKWLSANPAKLASQRQRKGQIAVGFDADLIVFDPEKTFEVTEDLIQHKHKVSPYICQELAGVVELTLMRGEQVFRRPNVLRPNHGELLTR, from the coding sequence ATGTCAACCCTCGCTTTGCGCAGCCAGCGCGTCGTCACCCCTGAGGGTGAGCGCGCCGCCACCATCCTCATCGAAAACGGCCGCATCAGCGCGCTGCTGCCCCACGACGCCGACGTAGCCGGCGCCGAACTGCTCGACGTGGGCCACCACGCCGTGCTGCCCGGCGTCATCGACCCGCACGTGCACATCAACGAGCCGGGCCGCACCGACTGGGAGGGCTTCGACACGGCCACTCGCGCCGCGCTGGCCGGCGGCCTCACCACCTTGGTAGACATGCCCTTGAATTCGGCGCCCGTCACCACTTCGGTCGCGAACCTGGAAATCAAGCGCGCGGCCACGCTGGGTCAGCTGCACTGCAACGTGGGTTTCTGGGGCGGCGTGGTGCCGGGCAATGCCGACGAGATAGAGCCGCTGATTGCGGCCGGCGTGCTGGGCTTCAAGGCCTTCCTGACGCACTCCGGCATCGACGATTTTCCGAACGCCACGGAGGAAGACCTGCGACGGGTGATGCCCATTCTGGCCCGCCACGGCCTGCCGCTGCTGGTGCACTGCGAATTATCCGAAGACAACGACGCCTGGAAGCAGAACGACCACCGCTCGTACCCCAACTACCTGGCCTCGCGGCCCAAGGCATGGGAAGACGAGGCCATTGCCCTGATGATTCGGCTGTGCGAGGAAACCGGCTGCTGGGTGCACATCGTGCACTTGTCGTCGGCCAATTCCATTGCGCCCATTGCCGCCGCCAAGGCCAAAGGCCTGCCCCTGACCGTGGAAACCGGCCAGCACTACCTCTATTTCAACGCCGAGGATATTCAGGACGGTCAGACGCAGTTCAAGTGCGCGCCGCCCATCCGCGAAAAAGCCAATAATGACCAGTTGTGGGCCGCGCTGCAAAGTGGGATTATTGATTTCGTGGCCACCGACCACTCGCCCGCGCCGCCCGACCTTAAGCAAATGGCCAGCGGCGACTTCACCACGGCCTGGGGCGGCATTGCCTCGCTGCAATTTGCCTTGCCGGTGCTCTGGACGGCTGCCCGCCAGCGCGGCGCCACGCTCTCCGATATTGTGAAGTGGCTGAGCGCCAACCCGGCCAAGCTGGCCAGCCAGCGCCAGCGCAAGGGCCAAATCGCCGTGGGTTTCGACGCCGATTTAATCGTTTTCGACCCCGAAAAGACCTTTGAAGTCACCGAAGACCTGATTCAGCACAAACACAAAGTGTCGCCTTACATTTGCCAGGAATTGGCGGGCGTGGTGGAATTAACGTTGATGCGGGGCGAACAGGTTTTTCGGCGCCCGAATGTCCTCCGCCCCAACCACGGCGAACTCTTAACCCGGTAG
- a CDS encoding urate hydroxylase PuuD, with protein sequence MLQYVTLLALILTFLLLLGVIYALQRVAKTRPNGGAVGEGGATLEGYSYALILLAVIAAVGICYVLARDSPWSGHIMEWLNIVVRLMHITFGIAWIGASFYFVFLENALNRTDNVREELAGNLWAVHGGGFYYLEKYKTAPKQIPKSLHWFKYEAYFTWLSGFSLLFVVYYFNASSMLIDPRVLDISPLAGVGIGVGSFVAAWLIYDGLCRTEFVRSPWFKVVGFILATGFAFFYAQVFSARAAYIHFGAMLGTLMVGNVFFTIIPAQKAMVKAATEGTPLDPQLGKNALARSLHNNYFTLPVLFVMVSNHFPSTFGHSYPWAILAAITLGTAGVKHWLNLREKHQTDTAVWVLPAAVAVLLGVVFVTAPPAQSGGVAGGNANTCAQAIPMSQVSLIVQKRCIQCHSSHPTDDVFKSPPNGVVYDTPEDIIRLKDKIMQRVVVTKTMPQNNKTQITQEERDLIACWINQGAKNQ encoded by the coding sequence ATGCTCCAATACGTTACCCTACTTGCCCTGATTCTTACGTTTCTGCTGCTGCTGGGCGTCATTTATGCGTTGCAGCGGGTGGCCAAAACGCGGCCTAACGGCGGCGCCGTGGGCGAGGGCGGCGCCACTCTGGAAGGCTACTCCTATGCGCTGATTCTGCTGGCCGTCATCGCGGCGGTGGGCATTTGCTACGTGCTGGCGCGCGACTCGCCGTGGTCGGGCCACATCATGGAATGGCTCAACATTGTGGTGCGCCTCATGCACATCACCTTCGGCATTGCCTGGATTGGCGCCTCGTTCTACTTCGTGTTCCTCGAAAACGCCCTCAACCGCACCGACAACGTGCGCGAAGAGCTGGCCGGCAACCTGTGGGCCGTGCACGGCGGCGGCTTTTATTACCTGGAAAAGTATAAAACGGCGCCCAAGCAAATCCCCAAAAGCCTGCACTGGTTTAAATACGAGGCCTATTTCACCTGGCTGTCGGGCTTCAGCCTGCTGTTTGTGGTATACTACTTCAACGCCAGTTCCATGCTGATTGACCCGCGCGTGCTCGACATTTCGCCGCTGGCGGGCGTGGGCATTGGGGTGGGCTCGTTTGTGGCGGCCTGGCTGATTTACGACGGGCTGTGCCGCACCGAGTTTGTGCGCAGTCCGTGGTTCAAGGTGGTGGGGTTCATTCTGGCCACGGGGTTTGCGTTTTTCTACGCGCAGGTGTTCAGCGCCCGGGCGGCCTACATCCACTTCGGCGCCATGCTGGGCACGCTCATGGTGGGCAACGTTTTCTTCACCATCATCCCGGCTCAGAAAGCCATGGTGAAGGCCGCCACCGAAGGCACCCCGCTCGACCCGCAGCTGGGCAAAAACGCCCTGGCCCGCTCGCTGCACAACAACTACTTCACGCTGCCGGTGCTGTTTGTGATGGTCAGCAACCACTTCCCCAGCACCTTCGGGCACTCCTACCCCTGGGCCATTCTGGCGGCCATCACGCTGGGCACCGCCGGCGTGAAGCACTGGCTAAACCTGCGCGAAAAGCACCAGACCGATACGGCCGTGTGGGTGCTGCCCGCCGCCGTGGCCGTACTGCTGGGCGTGGTATTCGTGACGGCCCCGCCCGCCCAGTCAGGTGGGGTAGCCGGGGGCAACGCCAATACCTGCGCCCAGGCAATCCCCATGAGCCAGGTGAGCCTGATTGTGCAGAAGCGCTGCATTCAGTGCCACTCCTCCCACCCCACCGACGACGTGTTTAAGTCGCCGCCCAATGGCGTGGTGTATGACACGCCTGAGGACATTATTCGCCTGAAAGACAAAATCATGCAACGCGTGGTGGTGACGAAAACGATGCCGCAAAACAACAAAACCCAGATTACCCAGGAGGAGCGCGACCTCATTGCCTGCTGGATTAATCAGGGCGCAAAAAATCAATAA